The following proteins are encoded in a genomic region of Musa acuminata AAA Group cultivar baxijiao chromosome BXJ2-11, Cavendish_Baxijiao_AAA, whole genome shotgun sequence:
- the LOC135627994 gene encoding small ribosomal subunit protein eS10z has translation MIIPKKNRHEICKYLFQEGVLYAKKDYNLAKHQEIDVPNLQVIKLMQSFKSREYVRETFAWQHYYWYLTNDGIEYLRTYLNLPSEIVPATLKKSSRPPPRPFGSGPPGDRPRGPPRFEGDRPRFGDRDGYRGGPRGGPPGDLGGDKGGAPPEFQPSFRGSGGRPGFGRGGGGYGAGPTSSME, from the exons ATG ATCATCCCAAAGAAGAACCGCCATGAGATCTGCAAGTACCTCTTCCAAG AGGGGGTGCTGTACGCGAAGAAGGATTACAACCTCGCGAAGCACCAGGAGATTGATGTGCCGAACTTGCAGGTGATAAAGCTCATGCAGAGCTTCAAGTCGAGGGAGTACGTGAGAGAGACCTTTGCGTGGCAGCATTACTACTGGTACCTCACCAACGATGGCATCGAGTACCTTCGCACCTACCTCAACCTCCCGTCCGAGATCGTCCCCGCTACTCTGAAGAAGTCATCTAGGCCGCCGCCCCGACCCTTTGGCTCCGGCCCTCCTGGTGACCGCCCAAG GGGCCCGCCTCGCTTTGAAGGTGATCGGCCAAGGTTTGGAGATAGGGATGGGTACCGTGGAGGACCCCGTGGTGGTCCTCCAGGTGATTTGGGCGGTGACAAGGGTGGCGCACCTCCTGAGTTTCAGCCATCATTCAGG GGTTCTGGAGGGAGGCCTGGTTTTggccgtggtggtggtggttatGGAGCAGGTCCAACTTCATCAATGGAGTAG
- the LOC135627399 gene encoding uncharacterized protein LOC135627399 yields MHARTDSGQTSIGSSSPRSQPLRHTRRPSLDGSVDMETLHANPVVITRSRSDRHSHSRQSSSSSSNWFSGLLMPDSWNMSPAVGTRSGDRRRRSSEGDKERNQAAMIEEERLLRGVEENEGVPYRCHVLRFVLAFFVLLSFFALVLWGASRTQKPRITMKVITSSSSSCFFSRFAMAL; encoded by the coding sequence ATGCACGCCAGGACCGACTCCGGGCAGACGAGCATTGGTTCATCGTCGCCGCGCAGCCAACCGTTGAGGCACACGCGTCGCCCGTCGCTCGACGGCAGCGTGGACATGGAGACGTTACACGCCAACCCCGTCGTCATCACCCGGTCACGCTCCGACCGACACTCCCACTCCAGGCAGTCGTCGTCCTCGTCCTCCAACTGGTTCTCCGGGTTGCTGATGCCCGACTCCTGGAACATGTCGCCCGCTGTTGGGACCCGAAGTGGcgaccgccgccgccgcagcagcGAAGGCGACAAGGAACGGAACCAGGCCGCGATGATCGAGGAGGAACGCTTGCTCCGCGGCGTGGAAGAAAACGAGGGCGTCCCTTATCGGTGCCACGTCCTCAGATTCGTCCTCGCTTTCTTCGTCCTTCTCTCGTTCTTTGCTCTGGTTCTGTGGGGCGCCAGCCGCACACAGAAGCCTCGCATCACCATGAAGGTGATCACTTCATCCTCCTCGTCATGCTTCTTCTCTCGATTCGCGATGGCTCTCTAA
- the LOC135627400 gene encoding uncharacterized protein LOC135627400: MATLNSTVEFTYRNTGSFFAVDVTSTPLSLNYYGITVASGNMSHFHQSKQSQRVLNVVVMGKQVALYGGGPGVSGTGPVNMTLSFTVRSKAYVLGKVVKSKFHDDVRCSVVMDRTELGRAVSLKNSCR; this comes from the exons ATGGCCACTCTGAACTCGACCGTCGAGTTCACGTACCGTAACACCGGGAGCTTCTTTGCCGTCGACGTGACGTCGACACCATTAAGTCTCAACTACTACGGAATCACCGTGGCCAGCGGAAAC ATGAGCCATTTCCACCAGTCAAAGCAGAGCCAGAGGGTGCTCAACGTGGTGGTGATGGGGAAGCAGGTGGCGCTCTACGGCGGAGGGCCGGGTGTCAGCGGCACGGGCCCGGTGAACATGACCCTGAGCTTCACGGTGAGGTCAAAAGCTTACGTGCTGGGAAAGGTGGTCAAGTCCAAGTTCCACGACGATGTGCGGTGCTCGGTCGTGATGGATCGGACTGAGCTCGGCAGAGCAGTCTCTCTGAAGAACTCGTGCCGATAA
- the LOC103971297 gene encoding uncharacterized protein LOC103971297 has translation MAETGDASRTLRTSNLPSWIVLRSLLSCKGKNDVRGKKKSKKNGCSESSGRMRENSSLVRPEMATTEVGKKLPAASTCNACSRSLRSPCKDIGGGDISTSFASYSSASINASAISSSSSSLGGSFRGMHLRRFSGCYECHVSVDPINGPSGDPSMRAITCTSPGCGEIFLRPESLELHRAIRHAVSELGPEDTSRNIIEIIFQSSWLKNQTPVCKIERILKVHNTQKAIARFEDYRDSIKAKANKLTKKHPRCVADGNELLRFHCATFACSLGINGSTNLCQSIKHCNVCSIIRDGFKVEEQGRIQTMATSGRAHDMARISSDHEKRAMLVCRVIAGRVKKNQDAVEEFDSMAGPAVTYSNLDQLFVFNPNAILPCFVVIYTSF, from the exons ATGGCCGAAACAGGTGATGCCAGTAGAACCCTCAGGACAAGCAACTTACCTTCTTGGATAGTCCTGAGAAGCTTGCTTTCATGTAAAGGTAAGAACGATgtacgagggaagaagaagagcaagaagAATGGATGCTCCGAGTCCTCGGGTAGAATGAGGGAGAACTCCAGTCTCGTAAGGCCGGAGATGGCCACAACTGAGGTTGGTAAGAAGCTGCCTGCGGCGAGCACATGCAATGCTTGCAGTAGATCCTTGAGATCTCCTTGTAAGGATATCGGTGGAGGAGACATCTCCACATCCTTTGCTTCTTATTCTTCTGCCTCCATCAATGCCTCTGCcatttcttcgtcttcttcctctctcgGAGGATCTTTTAGAGGAATGCACCTGAGGAGGTTTTCTGGCTGCTACGAGTGTCATGTGTCGGTCGATCCCATCAACGGACCTTCTGGGGATCCTTCCATGAGGGCTATCACCTGCACTTCTCCTGGCTGTGGGGAGATCTTTCTGAGGCCCGAGTCTTTGGAGCTCCACCGGGCAATTAGACATGCAG TATCTGAATTGGGACCTGAAGACACAAGCAGAAACATAATTGAGATCATTTTCCAGTCAAGCTGGCTCAAGAATCAAACCCCGGTTTGCAAGATAGAGAGGATACTGAAGGTCCACAACACCCAGAAGGCCATAGCAAGGTTTGAGGACTACAGAGACTCCATAAAGGCTAAAGCCAACAAGCTCACGAAAAAACATCCAAGGTGTGTTGCTGATGGGAATGAGCTCCTGAGGTTCCACTGTGCCACTTTTGCATGCTCCCTCGGCATCAATGGATCCACCAATCTGTGCCAATCGATCAAACACTGCAACGTGTGCAGCATCATAAGAGACGGGTTCAAAGTTGAGGAGCAAGGGAGGATTCAAACGATGGCTACGAGCGGGAGGGCGCATGACATGGCTCGTATCTCGTCGGATCATGAGAAGAGGGCGATGCTGGTTTGCAGGGTAATCGCAGGAAGAGTGAAGAAGAACCAAGATGCCGTGGAGGAATTTGATTCGATGGCTGGACCGGCAGTAACGTATTCGAATTTAGATCAGCTCTTTGTCTTCAATCCTAATGccatcttgccatgctttgttgtGATCTATACGAGTTTTTAG
- the LOC135626419 gene encoding serine/threonine-protein kinase SAPK7-like — protein sequence MDKYELVRDLGAGNFGVARLLRHKETKELVAMKYIPRGQKIDENVAREIINHRSLRHPNIIRFKEVVLTRTHLGIVMEYAAGGELFDRISNAGRFSEDEARYFFQQLICGVSYCHFMQICHRDLKLENTLLDGSPAPRLKICDFGYSKSSLLHSRPKSTVGTPAYIAPEVLSRREYDGKTADVWSCGVTLYVMLVGAYPFEDPDDPRNFRKTIGRIVSAQYKIPEYVHTSQDCRQILSRIFVANPERRITIREIRNHPWFLKNLPRELTEAAQAQYYKRDNDAPTYSLQSVEEIMRIVGEARTPPPSSTPVAGFGWPAGEDEGKQEEQDNNVEEEDEYEKRVKEVRASGAYPLVD from the exons ATGGACAAGTACGAGCTGGTTAGGGATCTGGGGGCCGGCAATTTTGGGGTTGCGAGGTTGCTGCGGCACAAGGAGACGAAGGAACTCGTTGCGATGAAGTACATCCCGAGAGGGCAAAAG ATCGACGAGAATGTGGCGAGAGAGATCATCAATCACCGGTCGCTTCGGCACCCTAATATCATCCGATTCAAAGAG GTCGTTCTAACTCGGACTCATCTTGGCATCGTGATGGAGTACGCCGCCGGTGGGGAGCTCTTCGACCGGATCTCCAACGCCGGAAGATTCAGCGAAGACGAG GCGAGGTATTTCTTCCAGCAACTCATTTGCGGCGTCAGCTATTGCCATTTCATG CAAATTTGTCACCGAGATCTGAAGCTAGAAAACACCTTATTAGACGGGAGCCCCGCGCCGCGCCTCAAGATCTGCGACTTCGGTTACTCCAAG TCATCTCTGCTTCACTCGCGGCCCAAATCCACCGTTGGGACTCCGGCGTACATCGCCCCCGAAGTGCTCTCTCGGCGGGAGTACGACGGCAAG ACAGCTGATGTCTGGTCATGCGGGGTAACATTGTATGTGATGCTGGTGGGAGCCTACCCCTTTGAAGACCCAGACGACCCCAGGAATTTTAGGAAGACAATTGGG AGAATAGTGTCAGCACAGTACAAGATACCTGAATATGTTCATACCTCCCAAGATTGCAGGCAAATCCTATCAAGGATCTTCGTTGCCAACCCAGAAAGG AGAATTACTATAAGGGAAATAAGGAACCATCCCTGGTTCTTGAAGAACCTGCCTAGAGAGCTAACTGAAGCAGCGCAAGCGCAATACTACAAGCGGGATAATGATGCCCCTACCTATTCTCTGCAGAGTGTCGAGGAGATAATGAGGATTGTGGGCGAAGCACGGACTCCTCCACCGTCAAGCACACCTGTGGCAGGTTTTGGTTGGCCGGCTGGGGAGGATGAAGGCAAGCAAGAAGAACAAGATAACAATGTCGAGGAAGAAGATGAATACGAAAAGAGGGTCAAGGAAGTCCGTGCCAGCGGGGCATACCCATTGGTTGATTGA
- the LOC135626404 gene encoding sugar transport protein MST4-like → MPAIAMSNGPKEFQGNITVYVVICGVISATGGLIFGYDIGISGGVTSMDDFLEEFFPGVYARKHKAKEDNYCKYDNQGVQLFTSSLYLAALLSSFLASELCTKRGRRLTMQAASVFFLAGVVLNAAARNIAMLIIGRILLGVGVGFANQAVPLFLSEIAPVRVRGALNILFQLDVTIGIFVANIVNYLVSNIHPWGWRLALGLAGVPATMLCLGSLVIAETPTRLIERELLMEGLAMLKKIRGTDNVDAEYQEILRACEMARQVKHPFRNLMKRSSRPQLVIAIVMQVFQQFTGINAIMFYAPVLFQTIGFKNDASLLSAVITGIVNVLSTVVSVVLVDKVGRRFLLLEACGQMLITQVKTTSHIHRCSDIF, encoded by the exons ATGCCGGCGATTGCGATGTCGAATGGTCCAAAGGAATTCCAAGGAAACATCACAGTTTATGTTGTGATATGTGGAGTGATCTCAGCCACGGGAGGCCTCATCTTTGGCTATGACATTGGAATATCAG GGGGGGTGACATCGATGGACGACTTCTTGGAGGAGTTCTTCCCGGGGGTGTATGCAAGGAAACACAAGGCCAAGGAAGACAACTACTGCAAGTACGACAACCAAGGCGTTCAGCTTTTCACTTCGTCCTTGTACCTCGCCGCCTTGCTATCCAGCTTCTTAGCTTCCGAGCTCTGCACCAAACGTGGCCGGCGGCTGACGATGCAAGCCGCGTCGGTGTTCTTCTTGGCCGGCGTCGTCCTCAATGCAGCCGCTCGCAACATCGCCATGCTGATCATAGGCAGGATTCTCCTGGGAGTTGGTGTGGGATTTGCGAATCAG GCGGTTCCTCTCTTCTTGTCGGAGATCGCGCCAGTCCGCGTCCGGGGAGCCTTGAACATCCTCTTCCAACTCGATGTGACGATCGGGATCTTCGTGGCCAACATCGTGAACTACCTCGTGTCCAATATCCACCCCTGGGGATGGAGACTCGCGCTTGGCTTGGCCGGCGTGCCGGCGACCATGCTTTGCTTGGGATCCCTCGTGATCGCCGAGACGCCGACGAGACTCATCGAGCGGGAGCTGCTGATGGAAGGCTTGGCCATGCTGAAGAAGATCAGGGGGACCGACAACGTGGATGCGGAGTACCAAGAGATCCTGCGTGCCTGCGAGATGGCACGGCAAGTGAAGCATCCGTTCAGGAACCTCATGAAACGATCGAGCCGCCCCCAGCTGGTGATCGCCATCGTGATGCAGGTCTTCCAGCAGTTCACCGGGATCAACGCCATCATGTTTTATGCTCCGGTCCTCTTCCAGACCATCGGATTCAAGAACGACGCGTCGCTGCTCTCCGCGGTCATCACGGGTATCGTCAATGTCCTGTCCACCGTCGTATCGGTGGTCTTGGTGGACAAAGTCGGGAGGAGATTCCTGCTTCTCGAAGCCTGTGGGCAGATGTTGATCACGCAGGTTAAAACAACTAGTCACATACATCGATGCTCAGATATATTCTAA